TTTCGTGACCTTCGCGATCGAGCGGGCGCGTCCGCGGGCGCGGAGGCGCACACCCTGGACCGCCTCTGGGAGCTCGCCTCGGCGCCGCTCAGCCCCGCCCAGCGCGTCGCGGTCGAGCGGTGCGTGGGCCTCACCAACCCACGAGGCCACACGACCGAGACCCAGGCCGAGATCGCCGCCAACCTCGGCAAGACGCAGCCGCAGGTGAGCCACGAGCTCACGCAGGGGATCGAGCGGCTGGACCTTGGCGTGCTCGCGCGCGTGTCGAGCGTGCTCGAGGATTTGCTCGACGGCTTCGGGGGCCTCGTGCGGCTCGGCGAGCTCGGGGAGCGCCTCGAGGGCGAGTGGCCCGCGGGCGTGGTGACCGGCGCCGGGCTCGCGCGCCTCCTCGTGCGCGTGTCCTCGGGGCGCGCACACCTCTTCGAGGTGGACGGCGTGGCCGAGCCGGTGGTCGCGCGGCCCCTCTTCGACCGCGACACCCTCCGGGCCTTCACCGGCGAGGTGCTGCGCATCGCCGGCCAGTGGCCCCCCACGGAGCCGGACGCCGCGCGGCGATCCCTCCTGGGTATTCTCCCCCATTTCGACGGTGATCCGCTCTCGCTCGGAGTGCGCCTCTGCGAGGACGTGGACCTCGCCGAGACCGGGCACCTCTTCGTGGGCCCGCTCGACCCTCACCAGAGCCTCGCGTTCGTGCTCGATCAGGCGCGCGATCCGCTCGATCTCGAGGAGCTCGAGCTCCGGGTGCGGCGCACCTTCGGGCCGCGCACGCCCTATCCCGAGCCCGATCACCTGCTCGCGCTGCTCCGCGAGCTCGACTGCCGCGTGATAGGCCACCAGGTGATCCCCGGCCACGCGCGCTCGATCGTGGCCAGTCCGCCGCTCGCGCCCGACGCGCCGCTCTCGCCTGCCGCGACCCCCACGGGCAACGGCGTGGCGCGACGCCTCGAGGAAGAGATCCGCGACCGCCTGCGCGACGCCGCGAGCTCGCGCGGGTTTCGTATGCTCGTGGTGCCGCCTGAGCGTTTGGCCGACATCGGGCGCTCGGTGGCGGCGGCGCTGCCGGGCGCGACGTACGTCTCGTTCGAGGACGCCTTCTTCGAGGAGCACGGCGCCGACCTGCCCGCGCTCGAGCGCGCCGAGCGCTTCGTCGGGCAGCGGGAGGCCCTCACCGAGGCGGCGGAGACCACCCTCTTTCGGCTGCTGGAAGAGCACGGGGCGCCGGGCCGCGTGATCGTGCTCGGGGAGACGGCGCTGCTCGGGCTCTGCGAGGCGCTCGACCTGCCTCGGAGGCTCTACGACGAGGCCCTCTCGGGGAGCCACGGCTTCTGGGTGCTCGTGGTCCCCGGGGTGATCCACAACCGCCAGCCGCGGTTCAACGAGGGGGCGGCCATGTGGCACCTCGAGGGGGCCACCCTGGGGCTGGCCACGGGGCTCGCGGCGCCATCATGAGGGAGAATTCACCACGGAGACACGGAGACACGGAGGCGAGAGGGAGGATTTTTTTTCGAGAGAGACCTGCGCGCGGCAAGCGCCACGCGCGCGCCCACCTGTTCTCCCCGTGCCCTGCCCCCTGGTGAATTCTCCTCTGAGGAGCCCGCATGTTGATCGGGGAGGAGCTGACGGGGGTGGTGATCGGGGCGGCGATTGAGGTGCACAAGGCGCTGGGGCCAGGGCTCCTGGAGTCGGCGTATGAGGAATGTCTCTGTTGTGAGCTTGGGTTGCGCGGCGTGGCGCTCGCACGCCAGGTCGAGCTGCCCATCTCGTACAAGGGGGCTTCCCTGACGTGCGGGTATCGAATGGACCTGGTCGTCGCCGACACACTTGTTGTGGAGCTCAAGGCTGTAGAACGGGTGCTCCCGCTCCACGAAGCCCAGCTCCTAACCTACCTCCGCCTCAGCCAAAAGCGCGTCGGGCTGCTCATCAACTTCAACGTCCCCACCCTCAAGCAGGGAATTCATCGAAAAGTCCTCTAACCCGCCTTCTCGAACAAAAACGCTCTCCCTCCCTCTCGCCTCCGTGCCTCCGTGTCTCCGTGGTGAATTCTCCTTCTTCAATACCCCTATGAAACCAGCCGATCGCACCCGCCTCACCTCCGCCCTCCGCGACCACGTGGCCAAGCTGGCCGCCGATCTGCGCACCAAGATGCGCGCGGCCGGTACACGCGTGAGCGCGCGCGCGCCGAGCGCCTCCACGCCGACGAGCAGGTGGCCGAGGACTTCGAGGTGTGGACCGATCTCCTGTCACGCCGCGCCGCGGTGCTGTGGGTGCTGAAATCGGTGTACGTGCGCGTCCTGGAAGACCGCGGCTTGCTGGCGCCCGGGCGCCTCTTGGACCCCGAGTCGCAGCAGCTCTTCGAGCGCCTCGCGCCGAACCTCGGGGAGACCGCGTTCCTGCGCTGGATCTACCGCGATCTCGCGAGCAAAGAGGGCGGCCTGCCCGAGCTCTTCAGCCCTCAAGCCGCCGAGGTGGCGTTGCCTTCGGACGAGCTGTCGCGGGGGCTGATTGCCTTTTGGCGCCACCGCGACGCCGACAGCGGGGCCACCTGGAGCTTTGCCCACGAGACCTTCGAGGGGGAGCTCATGGGGGACCTCTACCAAGAGCTGGACCCTGTGGTGAAGGACCGGTTCGCGCTGTGCCAGACACCCGACTTCGTGCGCGGGTTTATTTTGGACAGGACCCTCACGCCCGCCATCGAGACCTTCGGGGCTGGGGTGGTGCGGGTGCTCGATCCGGCCTGTGGATCGGGGCACTTCTTGATTGATGCCTTGAAGCGGCTTGTTAGTGAAGAGAGGAGAATTCACCACGGAGGCACGGAGGCACGGAGGGAAGAAGAGAGTTTTTTTGTTCGAGAGAGCGCGTCTCCCTCTCAACCCCCAAATCTCCCTCTCGCCTCCGTGCCTCCGTGCCTCCGTGGTGAATCTCCCTCTCGTCTCGTGCAGGGCTGCCTCGACCGCATCGTAGGCATCGACCTGAACGACTACGCGTGTGGCCTGGCCCGCGCGCGCCTCATCATGACCGCCGCCGACCTCGCCGGGGTGACCACCCTCGCCGAGGCCGCGCAGTTCCACCCGCACGTGTATTGGGCCGACGGGCTCGAGCAGATCGAACGCGACGAGGTGAAACCTTCGGTGCAGTTCGGGCTCTTCGAGGGCGTCCCCGCCGAAGAGAAGCCGCGCGCCGCCCTCACGCGGTCGGACGTGCGCGCCGAGCTGAAGAAGGTGTTCGCGAAGCGGTTCCACGCGGTCGTGGCGAACCCGCCGTACATCGTCGAAAGCGACGAGGCGAGGAAGGACTACCACCGCGAGAAGCTCGGCAAGGCCCAGCGGTACGTGTCGGCCTATCGACAGTATTCGCTGGGCTCGCCCTTCACCGAGCGGTGCTTCCAGCTCGCCGAGAAAGACGGCTACGTCGGGCTCATCACGAGCAACAACTTCATGAAGCGCGAGTTCGGGAAGCCGCTCATCGAGAAGATCCTCGCCGGCGTCGACCTCACGCTGGTGGTGGACACGTCACAAGCGTACATCCCCTTCCACGGCACCCCCACGGTGCTCCTCTTCGGCCGAAACCGCAGGCCCACGAGCGACACCGTGCGCGCGGTCATGGGGAAACGCGGGGAGAGCGGCACCCCGGAAGACCCGGCGAAGGGGCGGGTGTGGGCCAGTATCGTCGACGGGTGGGACACGGTGGGGTTCGAGACCGAGTACGCGAGCGTGGCGGATCTGCCCAGGGAGACGCTGGGGAAACACCCTTGGAGCCTGGGCGGGGGTGGGGCGGCGGAGCTGAAGGAACGCATCTCCACCCACGCCCGTGAACGGCTGTCCGACGTGTCGACCGAAATTGGACGGACGACGCATACAGGACTCGATGAGGTGTTTCTCCTGCCCTCGGCGTACGCACGCCGCATATGCGGCGACCGACACTGGGCCGCCCCTGGGCACGGGTGACGTCGTTCGAGACTGGAGCATCGACACGGTCGAAGGCTGTCTCCTTCCTTACGACACGAGCCTCGAGCCGCGTGAGCCCGAACACGACGCCGAGCGCGCCCACTTTGAACGATACCGAACTCCGCTAAAGGCTCGCCTCGACTACGGAGAGACAATAGAGCAACGGGGCAAGAAGTGGTTCGAGCACTCCATGTTCTTCGCGAACCGCTTCCGAACCCCCCTCTCCATCGCCTTCGCCTTCGTGGCGACCCACAACCACTTCGTGCTCGACCGGGGCGGCAAGGTGTTCAAGCAAAGCGCGCCGGTCATCAAGCTTCCGGCCGGGGCCACCGAGGAAGACCACCTCGCCCTCCTGGGCCTCCTGAACTCGTCCACCGCGTGCTTCTGGATGAAACAGGTGTTTCACTGCAAGGGTAGTCAGGGCGTCAACGAGGGGATGAAGAGCTCGCTGTGGGAGCAGTTCTTCCAGCACGACTCCACGAAGATGAAGCTCTTTCCCGTCGTGAAGGAGGCCGCGCGGGTCGTGCCCTATACCGCGCAGCTCGACGCCTTGGCGCGCGCCCGCTCGGAGGGTGGGGTGAGCGCCGTCTTGCGAAACCGCGAGTCGTGGGAGTCTGCCCCTCAGCTCCGCGCCGGGCTCGACGCACGTCGCACGCGCGATGACGCCGACTTCCAGCACATGGTCGCGCTCCAAGAAGAGCTCGACTGGCTCTGCTATTCGCTCTACGGCCTCGACGAGGCGAGCGACGTCGTACCACCCGATCAAGTCGAGCCGCTCTCTCCGACGTGGCTCCCGTGGTGTCTCGACTTTGCCGCACGGGACGCCGCCAATCGCGCCACGATCGCGCGAGGCGAGGAGTCCAGCGAGTCGCCCTCGGTGTGGTTCGAGCGGCACCGGTGGGAGCCCGCCACTGAAGCCCCCAAGACGCTCTCCGCCAGCACTCGCGCCCGCATCGAGGCTCGGCGCGCGCGGACGCGCGCCAACCCCGCGCTCACGCTCATCGAGGCGGCCAACTTCAAGCGTCGCTGGTACAAACCCGACTACGAGACCGAGGAGCGCGAGGCCCTCGAGCTCTGGCTGGCCGACCAAGTGGAGACCGTGGTGAAGGACCGCGGGCGGCCGGTCACCCTCGAGCAGGCCTCCGCGGCGCTGCAAGACGACGCGCGGGTGCTCGCGGTGTGCGAGGTGCTCACGGGGCGACGGGACTTCAGCCTCACGCAGCTCGTGGCCGAGGCGCTCCAGGGCGACATGGTGCCCAATCACAGGTTCCACGTCTACAAGCCCGCGGGCCTCGTGAAGCGTGAGGCGTGGGAGCGCACGTGGGACGACCAGCGCCGCGAGGACGCGGGCGAGAAGGTGACTCCCGAGGTGCCGCCGGCGTACGGGAGTGGGGACTTCGTGCGCACCGAATATTGGCAACTACGCGGCAAGCTCGACGTGCCCAAGGAGCGCTTCGTGGCCTTCACGGAGGTGCCGGGCCGCTCGGGGGCCGAGACGCTCTATGGGTGGGCGGGGTGGACGCCGCTTCAGCGGGTGAAGGCGATGCTCGCGATGGACGAGGAGCTCGAGGACGCGGGGGTCTCGCTGGCGGACCGCGCGGGTCTCTTGGACAGCGCGTGGCGCCTCTTGCCCGACGTGGCGCGGCAGGACGCGGCGGCGGCCACGAGGCTCCGCGCGGAGCTCTCGGCGTTGGTGGGCCCCGGGGGCCCGAGCCGCGAGGTGCTGGAGGCGTGGAGGTCGAAGTTCCCGGCTCCGGGGCGCGGCAAGGGGGCGAAGCCGAAGAAGGCCGCGAAGCCCGAGGGGGACGATGAGTGAGAATTCACCACGGAGGCACGGAGACACGGAGCCGAGAGGGAGCGAGGCTTTGTTCGAGAGGGGTCGCGCGTCACGCGCGTCTCGAACCCGAAATCTCCTTCTCGCCTCCGTGCCTCCGTGCCTCCGTGGTGAATCTTTCCGAGGAGGGCGACGATGTGCTCACCAACCGCAGATCTCGGTGCAGCCGAGCTGGTACTCTCTGAGGAGCGCGATGAAATTTACCAAGGGCGACCTTCTGCGGGCGGACACCGAAGCGATCGTCAACGCGGTCAACTGTGTGGGCGCCATGGGGCGGGGTATCGCTGCGCAGTTCAAGCAAGCGTACCCCGAGAACTTCAAGGCCTACGAGACGGCCTGCAAGCGGAAGGAGGTCGTGCCAGGCAAGATGTTCATCTTCGAGACCGGGCAGCTCACGAACCCGCGCTTCATCGTGAACTTCCCGACGAAGCGGCACTGGCGCGGCGACAGCCGAATCGAAGACATCGAGGCGGGGCTCGTCGCCCTCGTCGCGGAGGTGAAGGGGCGTGGCATCCGGTCCATCGCGATCCCCCCGCTCGGGTGCGGTCTCGGCGGTCTCGCCTGGACGGACGTGCGTCCCCTGATCGAGCAAGCATTGGCGGCGTTGCCCGACCTCCGCGCGCTCGTGTTCGAGCCCAACGACGCCGGGCCCTCCGACAAGCCGGCCAAATCGCTGGCAGGAGGAGAGGCATGACCACCACCCAGCCTTCGAGCTCCCCGGCGCCTAGGGCGACCTCCCAGGGCTCGGTGAACCACCGGACCTACGTGCGGGCGTCGAGCACGTTCATGTGCGATCGCCTGCCGTGGCTTCCCACCCCACATCGACCGCCGCGAGCACGTCGTCCTCGTGGAGCAAGGTCCTCATGCTGATATCCTTCGAATTCGAGCAGTACCGCTCCTTCCTCTCGCCAGCTCGCGTCCCGCTGGGGCGCAAGCTCACGCTGCTCTACGGCTACAACAACGTCGGCAAGAGCGCTCTGTTGCGTGGGCTCGTGCTGATGGCGGCATCGTGCAATCTCCGCTCGGCGACGGAGGGTGAACCGCTGGCGCTCGTGCACGCGGCCGCTCGCGGCGCTCGCTTCCAAGACTTGGTCTCGCGCACGGCGGCCGCGAAACGGATGCGCGTCGGGCTCGCCTGGGCGGACGCCGACGTTCAATTCACCCTCCTCGACGTGTTCAAGGCAAGCGACGCCGTAGGCACGCCGATCGTCGAGAAGATCGTAAGCGAAGCGTTCGGCCTCGACGCCGAATGGCAGCCGAACGAGGCGCTCGCTCCGACCTACGACGGCCAGAAGGGCCCCGAAGACATTCGATTCACCGGGCTTCTCCCGGAGGGAGCGTCGTATGCGGGCCTGCGCGCGCGGCTCGAGGCTTTCGGGACCTCGGTCCGATGGCTTCCGACCCGTGGAGCGCCGAAGCCGCGATACGTGGCGGATGGCACGCAGTATGCGCCGGAGAGCCCGATTCCCCATCTGGAGCGCCTCGGACAGGACCACGAAGTGTACAAGGACGTCCAGAGCGCCCTCGACCGCATCGCGGGTGTCGAGCTGATGACGGCTCGCGATGCGCAAGGTGCCTACGCGGAAGTCGCGCCCAGGGGACTTCCCGGGCGAAGCGTGCCGCTCTCGTCGGTTGGCGAGGGGATTGTTCAGGTCCTGCCCGTGGTCACGCTCGCTGCCATGGCGCGTCGCGGTCAGCTAGGCAAGGCGCCGGTCGTGGCGATCGAGCAGCCCGAGTTGCACCTTCATCCCGCCGCGGAGCTCGCCCTCGTCGACGTTCTCCTCGAGGCTTGCGAAGGAGATGCGCGATTCGTCCTGGAGACCCACTCGGAGACATTGCTCTTGGGGCTCCAGCTCGCCGTCGCCCAGAGGAAGCTCGCTCCGGTGGACGTGAGTGTGTGCTTGGTGGAGAGCGACGCGGGGCTCTCGACGGTGCGAGAAATTCCCCTGCGCCCGGATGGCTCGCGCCAGGGCTGGCCGCCTGGGGTCTTCTCGGAGCACCTCGAGCAGGCCCGGAAGATCCTGGAGGCTCGGGAGGGCCTCGAAAGATGAGGATCGTGGTCGACGGGTCTGTCTTCGAGTCCGAGCCCGCCTGGTGTCTTCCCCTGTTGTGGTTCGCGCGCGTCCACCGGCACCGCGTCTTGATCGGATCGAGCGCACAGCCGGCCTTTCGCAAGTGGAGGGAGGCGCTCGCGCCTGAATCCCACGCTGCCGCAGTGGACCACGCCGTCGAATGGTCCATGTTGGAGGAGGCGAGCAATCGCGCGTACTTCGGCGTGACCGTCAGCACGGAGCCTACGGGCGGCCGAGCCATCTCACCGATCGCGGCGTGGAACCTTCTGCAGCGTCCCTATCGCTTACTTCTCGAGGACGGAGTCAACGACCGAGAGTTCTTGCTGCGAATGTGTCCCAAGCCGGAGCGCGACTTCCTGCGGGAGCGTATGGCGAAGGAGTGGCTGGAGCCCGACCACGGGGGCGGCATCTCGAGCATGCCGCGGCGGGTGGAAGAGCTCTTCCTCCGGGGCGAACCGCTGCTCGCGTCGTGCCTCTTCGACAGCGACGCGGGGGCCCCCGCGTCGCCCAGCAAGGCGTCAAGGAAGCTCGAGGAAGTCTGTAGGGATGCAGGGATGCACCGTCACCAGCTTGCTCGCCGTGCGATCGAAAACTACCTCCCTCGCTCGGTGCTCGAGGGGTGGGCCGGCATGGGGCAGAACCGCACGATCCGAAGGCAGCGGAGGGCCAGCGTCCAGGCGCTCTACACATTGAGCGTCACCCAGCGGCATCACGAGAACTTGAAGGAGGCGCTGGGTGACGCGAAGGTTGGCCACCTTTTCGGTGACGACACGGCCATGAACGACGCCGACCTCCAGCGTGAGGGAGGGCCTGCCGAGCTGCTGCCTTTCGTTCGCGAGCTCGTGGAGCGGGTACGGTGACGGTGAAAGAACGCCATGGACAACGAAGCTAGCTTCCTCAAGGACCCCACCGTCGTCTTCATGACGTCGCTGCTCGCCGACGTGCGGCGCGGAGCGATTCAGCTGCCGCGGTTCCAGCGCCGCAGCGTGTGGTCGGTTGAGCAGAGACTGAACCTGCTCGACAGCGTGTATCGAGGCATTCCCATTGGAGCGATCATGCTCTGGCGAACGAGCGCTCGTGTCGCCTCCCGCGAGAGGATCGGGCCCCACGTCGTGCAAAGCGGGTCGGAGGCAGGACCGCACCAATACATCCTCGACGGGGGCCAGCGCATCGCGACCCTCCTCGGCGCGCTGTACGCTGAGCCCCCGGCGTCGCCCGGCGTTGTCGAGGGACCGGTCGATCCCGACGACACTTTCGAGTTCTACTATGACCTCAAGGAACAGTGCTTCGTCACGCGCGGACCGGAAGAGCTGGCGCCCGATCATTGGCTGCCGCTTCCGGAGGCCCTGCAGACGGTCACGCTGCTCCGATTTCAGCGGAAGCTGCAGGGTCCGGACGCCGACGAGTGGGTGATGCGCGCCGACACCGTCGCGACGCGGTTCCGTGCCTACAAGGTCCCGATCATCTTGCTGGGCTCGGATGACATCGAGCTGGCCACGACCACCTTCAAACGGGTGAACAGCACGGGCACCCCGATGAGCGACATGGACATGGTCGCCGCGCTCACGTGGAGCCCGACGTTCGACCTGGAGTTGCTGCTCGCAGAGCAGCGGGAACTGGTCCTGGTCGAGGCGGGCTGGGAGTCGCTGGAGGACGAGACATGGCTCCGCTGTATCAAGGCTACGCTCGGGCTCGACCTCTACGCTCGCGCGGACGAGGTACGGATCGCGCTCCAGAAGGACGCAGCCGCCGTTCATAGGAGCGCGGAGAGCCTCGGAAGCGTCTCCGCATTTCTGCGCGAGACGTGCCACGTGGAGCGACCTGCGCTCGTACCTTACGCCCACCAGATCCCGCTGCTCGTGCAGCTGTTCTCCGTGCACCCGAAGCCGACCCCGGAGATGCAGACGAAGATCGCGGCTTGGTTTTGGCTAACGACCTACGCGGGACTCTTCGCCGGCATCAGCGGTTACGGGCTGTCTCGGGCGCAGTCCGACCTCGAGCGGCTCGCGCGAGAGGGAATCCTTCTCTGGCCCGGGCGTCGTCCGTTCAAGCGGGAGCCGCTCCCGAGGCGGTTCGACTTCCGGCACGCGCGAGCGCGCGCGCTGTCGGTCCAGCTCGCGAGCCGCCACAAGGAGGGCCCGCTCGACCTGGCGAGGTTCGGGGCGGACGCGATGGTACAGCTCGTCACGAGGGGGCCCGACAAAGAGAGCCCGGGACACCGGTTCTGCTTCCCCGGGGGCGGCCGAGGGGCGCCCATCGAGCTCGCTGAGATGCTCCCATCATCGTCGGAGCGCCTCCACCATTTGGTCTCCGACGCCGCTTGGCAGGCCTATCAAGACAAGGACATGGAGACCTTCGTGCGCCTCCGCACCGCAGACTTGAACGCGATGGAGGAGGAGCTCGTCAGCCATTCGGCTATCGAGCTCGACGCCGCGCGATGACTCCCGCGAGCCCCCCCGTGCCCGTGAGCGCGGTCCGCACGGTCGCCCTTGCCTCTGGCTGCAGCGGCGCCCGCGGAGCCGAGACCGTCCCAGACCGAGCCAACAGACCCACGCATGGTGTCCAGCACGATCACGCGCGGTCGCCTGGCGCTTCCCACGCCATGTCGACCGGCGCAAGGAGGTCCTCCTCGCGGAGCAAGCTGCCGCGGAGCGAGGAGCTCGCCTCTCGCGGGAGCGGGACCACACGGGCCACTGGACGACCGCGCTTGGTGATCACGAAGGAGCGACGGCTCGCCTTCGCCTTCATGGTCATGAAGGTATCGCTCGTGACCACATCGTGCAACCCGGCCACGACCGGCATCGAGAGCTCACCACGGAGGCACGGAGACACGGAGCCGAGAGGGAGCGAGTCTTCGCGAACGCCCGCGCGTCTCGCACTCTCGAACCCAAAATCTCCCTCTCCCCTCCGTGCCTCCGTGTCTCCGTGGTGAACTCTCTTCTTTCAAGGTAACGAGCCCATGACGACCATCACTGAAGCCTTCGATCTCCCCCGCGCCGAGGACATCCGCGCCATGGGCTTCGTCGTGAAGCTCCGCGAGTCCGATCCCGACGGCGACGAGGTGAAGAAGCTCGTCTCGGACTACGTGGTCACCCCGGCGGTCGCGCGGGAGCTGCCCGGCATCCTCGACGCCATGAAGCAGGTGTTCGACCGCGGCGAGGAGTACGGCCGCTTCATCCACGGCAGCTTCGGCAGCGGCAAGTCGCACTTCATGACCATGCTGTCGCTCCTGCTCGAGGGCGCGCAGCCCGCGTGGGCGAAGCTCGGCCCGCTCTTCGGCGAGCACCGCGAGGCCCAGACGAAGAGGGGGCACGACGCCGCCGACCACAAGGCCTGGCTCGAAAAGGCCGGGCTCCTCGTCGTGCGCATTCATATGCTCTCGATCCGCGGCAAGACCACCGGCTTCGACCGCGCGGTCTACGACGGCTTCAACGCCGCGCTGAAGCGCCGCGGCAAGGCGCCCTTCGAGTTCCTCGACGTGGACGGCCTCTTCGAGGAGGTGCGGAGGGAGGCGAAGGAGTACGGCGACGTCGTCTGGAAGCGCCTCGAGGCGGAGGGCATCGTCGGCGGCGCGAGTGACTTCGAGGGCATCGCCAAGGGGTCGGTGCAGGCCCGCGAGCGCTTCGCGCGCGCGTGGCTCACCTACAAGGGGCGCGACCTCTCGAGCGCGGGCGTCGACCCACGGTGGAGCGAGGGGCTCCGCCGCATGGCCGAGCACGCCAAGGCGCAGGGCTTCGGCGGCCTCGTCCTCATGGTCGACGAGTTCCTGCTCTGGCTCGCCGAGAAGTCGGGCCAGGAGTTCGTGCGCGAGATCCACGATCTGAGCCTCATCGTCGACCACGACGGCGGGCAGCGCCCCCTGCCCATCTTCGTGTTCGTCGCGCGCCAGCGGAACCTTCAGGAGTTTTACCCGGACCTCGTCGACGAGACGAAGATCCACGAGCACATCGACCACCAGCTGAAGCGCTTCGAGACCACGAAGCTGCAGGACGTGGAGCTGCGCCACATCGTGCGCGGGCGCGTGCTCCGCGCGAAGGACCCCGCCGCCGTGCGGCTCGCGATCGCCTCGCTGGCCGAGCGGCACCAGAAGGTGCTCCCGGCGCTGCTCGCGGGGGGCGATCTCGACTACCTCCACGACGTCTACCCGTTCCACCCCGCGCTCATCGAGATGCTCGTGGACGTGACGTCGCTCATGCAGCGCGAGCGCTCCGCGCTGCGCCTGCTCTACGAGCTGCTCGTACTCCACTATCCGAGCTTGCCGCTCGGCGAGTTTCTCCCCGTGGGCTCGGCCTTCGCGGCCATCTTCCCCGAGTCCGGGGTCGAGGCGAGCAAGAAGATCGAGCAGATGCAGGACATCCACCACCAGCACTACGCGCGCCTCGCGCCCACCATGGTGCGCATGGCCGAGGAGCCAGGCTCGGAGCTTGGCCCCGAGCGCCTCCGCGCGCTCGACCAGATCGTCAAGACCGTGCTGCTCGCCGAGGTGTCTCCGCGCCTCAAGCAGGGCGGCCTCACCATCGAGCGGCTCGTGCAGCTCAACTCGGCCGACGTAGACGGCGAGACCTTCCGCGGGCAGGTGCGCGTAGCCGAGACGGATTTGCTCGCGCTGGCACAACGCGTCCCCGATCTCCAGATCGCGGGCAGCGGGAAGATCGCGACCGTGCGCTACGTGCTCGGCCGCGTGAGCCTCGGGGAGGTGCTCACCCGCGCCCGGTCGAAGTGCGACAACACCTCCGAGCGGTTCAAGGTCTTCATGGCCGCGCTGAAGCGCGCGCTCGGCATCGCCGCCGCCAAGGGCTTCGAAGAGGGCGGCCCGAACCAGGGCGACTGGGACCTGACCTGGCGCCGCACGAGGCGGCGCGGACAGCTCAAAATTGGCAACGTGCGCGAGATGTCGCAGGACGACTTCGAGCCGCCCGACGGCGCCTTCAAGGTGCTCGTGGACTACCCCTGGGACGTGGACGGCCACACGGTCGACGAGGACCGCATGCGCGCCACGAACGCGCGCAGGAAGAAGGGCACGCTCCACACCGTGTGCTGGCTCCCGCGGCACATGACGCCCTCCGAGCTGAACGTGCTCACCGAGCTCGCGGCGGTGCGCTACCTGCTCTCCGAGGTCGGCCAAGAAGAGCTCACGGGCACGCTTGGGCCGCAGGACCGCCAGAAGCTCCTCGAGCAGGCGGGCATCCGCGAGCGATCCCTTGTTTCGCAGCTCGACGAGCTCCTGGTGGAGGTCTACATCCGCCACGGCGAGCTCTACGCGCTCATCTCGGACGTGGACTCGAGCCGCCCTCGCGAGACCCTCGCCGAGAACCTCGAGCACATCACGACGGTGCTCATGGACCGCCGGTACCCCCAGCACCCGACCTTCTTGGCCGAGCCCAAGAAGCAAGACCTCGAGACGCTGCTCGAGTGGATGGTGCAGGCCGGCGAGACGAACGTCTCGGTCGGGTTCGACGAGGCCACGCTGAAGGCGCTGAAGAACCTCGGGCAGCCGCTCGACCTCGTGAACCTCGGGCAGACCAAGGCCTCGCTGCGCCTCGACTCCCGGTACTTGAAGGACGTGCTCCAGAAGGCCGATCACGACTCGTTCGCCTGGACACCCGTGGCCGAGCACCTCCGCGAGACCTACGGGCTCCAGCCGCTCGTCGTGGACCTCTTCCTGTGCTTCCTCTGCAAGCGCGACCACCGCGCGCTCCAGGAGCTCGACGGCGAGCCGATCGACGCGCGGATAGGCATGCCCGCCTCGGCGCGAGTTCGACTCCAGAGAGGCAAGCTCGTCAGCGCCGCGGACTGGGGACGTCTGCGCGATCTCGGCCACCAGCTCTTCGATCTCCCGAGGCCGCCCGCGCATCGCTCGCTCCAGGGACAAGACGCGTTCGCC
This genomic window from Myxococcales bacterium contains:
- a CDS encoding DUF262 domain-containing protein, which produces MDNEASFLKDPTVVFMTSLLADVRRGAIQLPRFQRRSVWSVEQRLNLLDSVYRGIPIGAIMLWRTSARVASRERIGPHVVQSGSEAGPHQYILDGGQRIATLLGALYAEPPASPGVVEGPVDPDDTFEFYYDLKEQCFVTRGPEELAPDHWLPLPEALQTVTLLRFQRKLQGPDADEWVMRADTVATRFRAYKVPIILLGSDDIELATTTFKRVNSTGTPMSDMDMVAALTWSPTFDLELLLAEQRELVLVEAGWESLEDETWLRCIKATLGLDLYARADEVRIALQKDAAAVHRSAESLGSVSAFLRETCHVERPALVPYAHQIPLLVQLFSVHPKPTPEMQTKIAAWFWLTTYAGLFAGISGYGLSRAQSDLERLAREGILLWPGRRPFKREPLPRRFDFRHARARALSVQLASRHKEGPLDLARFGADAMVQLVTRGPDKESPGHRFCFPGGGRGAPIELAEMLPSSSERLHHLVSDAAWQAYQDKDMETFVRLRTADLNAMEEELVSHSAIELDAAR